From Pseudomonas hefeiensis, one genomic window encodes:
- a CDS encoding RHS repeat domain-containing protein: MGMDHKTPRLTAFDSRSLAVRSVDYCRSIERGPTQERITRNLFDVAGRLAKQWDPRLWFLQQDDQLAPANLSTVYSLSAATLRTDSVDAGMQIDLPGLAGEGLRAWDGRGTQREVVYDDLLRPVVVLEQGAGQPRRCVERLKYGYPGQGSGDHNQYRQLIRHDDPAGSVLLESFSLTAQNLVQSRRFVLDAVVPDWPEPEADRETLLEPGEGARSTWCLGPHDDVLEQIDARGNRQRQRLTRDGRLRENHLLLNGQDAWQPLVRDIRYNAEGQIEQETAGNGVQTTLKYSPDDGRLMERHARRTDQVLQDLFYTYDPMGNVLSIEDKALPVRYFANQRVEPASRFRYDSLYQVTEATGWEAGAANQGPESVGRVDPAAVSNYRQTYRYDECGNLLELIHVGVQDHGRRMKTARYSNRCLPYRSGVPPTEEEIAAAFDARGNCLELDVGRFLAWDLRNQLSSVTPIERALGIDDSEVYVCDGNGLRVRKRRTLHTGARTLVAEVHYLPTLELRTDTGTGEVLQVITAQGGLNSVRVLHWESTPPSGGNDLYRYSFTDHLGSIGLELAQDGRIISRESFYPFGETAYLDETEVSYKTVRYSGKERDATGLYYYGFRYYAPWLQRWINPDPAGAVDGLNLYRMVRNNPTVLFDANGLAPQKGDKNKLSVSRLRESFESSVATQLPGALGTRTLPAPVALWNTSPLRQITNQLQQVSVNQAASRAIPSLVKNTPAAPVPDMSSGANPVHAEGKMSVGSHSLTLTKGKVVVMRGDDRSPTEIHKAGGFFPRDNRGAAIKREFRDALVTKKFNTLANEHVRSPVAGYVSTGMDEDSGGYGDTRNYLYRMEIPGLKERSVDDQTLGLNSTFTFTPKGRLDARLLMSDATLDQSEFVAMIPPMTVEVTFITPIPSAYIVSFRKRGSSTWEAFH, translated from the coding sequence ATGGGCATGGATCACAAAACCCCGAGGCTCACGGCCTTCGACTCGCGCAGCTTGGCGGTCCGTTCCGTCGACTATTGCCGCAGCATCGAGCGTGGACCGACGCAAGAGCGCATCACTCGCAATCTTTTCGATGTCGCCGGTCGTTTGGCAAAACAGTGGGATCCTCGATTGTGGTTCTTACAACAAGACGATCAGTTGGCACCGGCCAACCTTTCGACGGTTTATTCGCTATCCGCTGCCACGCTGCGTACCGATAGCGTCGATGCGGGCATGCAGATCGATCTACCAGGGCTCGCCGGTGAGGGCTTGCGGGCGTGGGACGGCCGAGGGACGCAGCGCGAGGTGGTCTACGACGACTTGCTCCGTCCCGTGGTGGTGCTCGAACAGGGCGCCGGGCAACCGCGCCGATGTGTCGAGCGTCTGAAGTATGGTTATCCGGGGCAGGGCAGTGGCGACCACAATCAGTACCGGCAGTTGATCCGCCACGATGACCCGGCGGGTAGCGTGTTGCTGGAATCGTTTTCCCTCACTGCTCAGAACCTTGTCCAGAGCCGTCGCTTCGTCCTTGACGCCGTCGTCCCTGACTGGCCGGAGCCCGAAGCCGATCGCGAAACACTGCTTGAGCCCGGCGAGGGAGCCCGCTCGACCTGGTGCCTTGGCCCCCACGACGACGTGCTGGAGCAGATCGATGCCAGGGGCAATCGACAACGCCAGAGACTGACCCGCGATGGCCGGTTGCGTGAAAATCACTTGTTATTAAACGGGCAGGACGCTTGGCAGCCGCTGGTCAGAGATATCCGGTACAACGCCGAGGGGCAAATAGAGCAGGAAACGGCTGGTAACGGCGTGCAGACCACACTTAAATACAGTCCCGATGATGGCCGGTTGATGGAACGGCATGCCAGACGCACCGACCAGGTGCTGCAAGACCTGTTCTACACCTATGACCCCATGGGTAACGTGTTGAGCATCGAGGACAAGGCCCTGCCGGTGCGCTACTTCGCCAACCAGCGTGTCGAGCCCGCCAGCCGCTTCAGGTACGACAGTCTCTATCAGGTGACCGAAGCCACCGGGTGGGAGGCGGGCGCTGCCAACCAGGGACCGGAGTCCGTCGGCCGCGTCGACCCGGCGGCGGTCAGCAACTACCGGCAGACCTACCGCTACGATGAGTGCGGCAATCTGCTGGAGCTGATCCACGTCGGTGTCCAAGACCATGGCCGTCGGATGAAAACGGCCCGCTACAGCAATCGCTGCTTGCCTTACCGCAGCGGCGTCCCGCCGACAGAGGAAGAAATCGCCGCCGCGTTCGACGCGCGGGGTAATTGCCTGGAGTTGGACGTGGGACGGTTCCTGGCCTGGGACCTGCGCAACCAGTTGAGTTCGGTCACACCGATCGAACGCGCCTTGGGGATCGATGACAGTGAGGTTTATGTCTGCGATGGCAACGGTCTGCGCGTGCGCAAACGCCGTACGCTTCACACCGGTGCGCGCACGCTGGTCGCCGAAGTGCACTATTTGCCTACCTTGGAACTGCGCACCGACACCGGTACCGGGGAGGTGCTGCAGGTCATTACGGCTCAGGGAGGGCTCAACAGTGTTCGGGTATTGCACTGGGAAAGCACACCGCCTTCAGGGGGAAACGACCTCTATCGATACAGTTTTACCGATCACTTGGGCTCGATCGGTCTGGAGCTTGCACAGGACGGGCGAATCATCAGCCGGGAGAGCTTCTACCCCTTCGGCGAGACCGCGTATCTGGATGAGACCGAAGTCAGTTACAAAACGGTTCGTTACTCAGGCAAGGAGCGGGACGCGACGGGGCTTTATTACTACGGTTTCAGGTATTACGCGCCGTGGCTGCAGCGTTGGATCAATCCTGATCCGGCCGGGGCGGTGGATGGGTTAAATCTATATCGAATGGTCAGGAATAATCCAACAGTGCTATTTGATGCAAATGGACTTGCGCCTCAAAAGGGTGACAAAAATAAGTTGAGTGTTTCCAGGCTCAGGGAGTCGTTCGAGTCCTCCGTGGCAACCCAGCTACCGGGGGCGTTAGGCACGCGGACCTTGCCGGCCCCGGTTGCGCTTTGGAACACCTCACCCTTAAGACAAATTACAAACCAGCTCCAACAAGTATCCGTGAACCAGGCAGCCTCGAGAGCTATCCCCTCTCTCGTAAAAAATACACCTGCTGCGCCCGTGCCGGATATGTCCTCAGGAGCGAATCCGGTCCATGCCGAGGGGAAGATGTCCGTTGGTTCACATTCACTGACGCTCACTAAGGGGAAAGTTGTAGTCATGCGAGGGGATGATCGTTCGCCGACGGAAATACATAAAGCGGGTGGTTTTTTCCCCAGGGACAATAGAGGAGCAGCAATCAAGCGGGAGTTCAGAGACGCTTTGGTAACGAAAAAATTTAACACCCTGGCCAATGAACACGTAAGAAGTCCGGTCGCGGGTTATGTATCTACTGGGATGGATGAAGATTCGGGAGGGTACGGTGATACTCGGAACTATCTTTACCGAATGGAGATTCCAGGATTGAAGGAGCGGAGCGTTGACGATCAAACGTTGGGACTTAATTCAACTTTCACGTTCACCCCAAAAGGACGGCTGGACGCTCGTTTGTTAATGAGTGATGCCACTCTTGATCAAT
- a CDS encoding RHS repeat domain-containing protein, producing the protein MGMDQRTPRLMAFDPRNLPVRSVDYWRNIENGPTQQRITRNLFEAAGRLAKQWDPRLWFLQQDDQSAPANLSTVYSLSAAALRTDSVDAGMQIDLPGLAGEGLRAWDGRGMHREVVYDDLLRPVVVLEQGAGQPRRCVERLKYGYPGQGDQNHNQYGQLIRHDDTAGTLLLASFALTGRNLMQDRRYIFDAALPDWPEPVSDREQLIEPGSGAVSTWRVGPLSDVLEQVDARGNRQRQHLTLDGRLSGSQLLLAGQGDWQTLVSDIRYDALGQIEGETAGNGVQTTLIYSPEDGRLAERQALRSGQVLQHLRYVYDPMGNVLSIEDAALAFRYFANQRIDPISRFVYDSLYQLIEATGWEAGSVNQGPDSLRHNDPAAVSNYQQTYRYDEGGNLLALVHVGAQSHGREIQAARYSNRCLPYRNGVPPTEDEIAAAFDARGNCLELDAGRFLAWDLRNQLGSVTTIERASGLNDSEAYIYDGGGQRVRKLRTLQTGARTLAAEVRYLPGLELRADSGTGEALQVITAQGGLSDVRVLHWESAPPTGENDCYRYSVADHLGSVGLELAQDGRVISREHYYPFGETAYLAGEDVVEVGYKTVRYSGKERDATGFYYYGYRYYMPGLQRWLNPDPAGAVDGLNLYWMTRNNSVSFIDDDGAVTRKKLSNGLWSPVIAVGAERNIPGAQPVDIGTLQRNLPAAAKTTSIHNALTETELNRVEVTTQLLNTAHNISSELNNRQGGAKLLFTMEKLTYSGASSGALNALRVVENPRNIPEKNNAILAFWAPQGGYVDIPVDPGRSHPDYVFTPGFSGCSLTVDQLNDNVLRVRHVQGGKESAEYNDLPGREHGLGLGAMMEYMDYGYALNTRGQTEEVITAFAFMKFDRGAGAWKIFHQSTQGAASIESYSPGRKISLFNRSNASVTVFSKTRVRKVQSKQMLIANR; encoded by the coding sequence ATGGGCATGGATCAGCGAACCCCGAGGCTGATGGCCTTTGACCCAAGGAATTTACCGGTTCGTTCGGTCGACTATTGGCGCAACATCGAGAACGGACCCACGCAACAGCGCATCACCCGCAATCTTTTTGAGGCCGCCGGCCGTTTGGCAAAACAATGGGATCCTCGATTGTGGTTCTTACAACAAGACGATCAGTCGGCACCGGCCAACCTTTCGACGGTTTATTCGCTATCCGCTGCCGCGCTGCGTACCGATAGCGTCGATGCGGGCATGCAGATCGATTTACCAGGACTCGCCGGTGAGGGCTTGCGGGCGTGGGACGGCCGAGGGATGCATCGCGAGGTGGTCTACGACGACTTGCTCCGTCCCGTGGTGGTGCTCGAACAGGGCGCCGGGCAACCGCGCCGATGTGTCGAGCGTCTGAAGTATGGTTATCCGGGGCAGGGCGATCAGAACCACAACCAGTATGGCCAGCTGATCCGTCACGACGACACAGCGGGTACGTTGTTACTGGCGTCGTTTGCCTTGACCGGGCGAAACCTCATGCAGGACCGCCGTTACATCTTCGATGCGGCTTTGCCCGATTGGCCGGAGCCGGTATCCGATCGCGAACAACTCATTGAGCCTGGAAGCGGTGCCGTTTCGACGTGGCGTGTGGGGCCGCTGAGCGATGTGCTGGAGCAAGTCGACGCCCGGGGAAATCGACAACGCCAACACCTTACGCTCGATGGCCGGCTGTCCGGCAGCCAACTGCTATTGGCGGGGCAGGGCGATTGGCAGACGCTGGTGAGTGATATTCGCTACGATGCCCTTGGACAGATCGAGGGGGAAACAGCCGGCAACGGCGTGCAAACCACCCTTATCTACAGCCCTGAAGACGGGCGCCTGGCAGAGCGCCAAGCCCTGCGTTCCGGCCAGGTACTGCAACACTTGCGCTACGTTTATGACCCGATGGGCAACGTGTTGAGCATCGAGGACGCAGCCCTGGCATTCCGCTACTTTGCCAACCAGCGCATCGACCCGATCAGTCGCTTTGTCTACGACAGTCTCTATCAACTGATCGAAGCCACCGGTTGGGAGGCGGGCTCGGTGAACCAAGGGCCCGACTCGCTGAGGCACAACGACCCGGCGGCGGTTAGCAATTACCAGCAGACCTACCGCTACGACGAAGGCGGCAATCTGTTGGCGCTGGTCCACGTCGGGGCACAAAGCCATGGTCGGGAAATCCAAGCTGCGCGCTATAGCAATCGCTGCCTGCCGTACCGCAATGGCGTGCCGCCCACCGAGGACGAAATTGCCGCGGCGTTCGATGCGCGGGGCAATTGCCTGGAGCTGGACGCGGGACGGTTCCTGGCGTGGGACTTGCGTAACCAGCTTGGCTCGGTCACGACCATCGAACGCGCTTCGGGCCTTAATGACAGTGAGGCTTATATCTACGACGGCGGCGGGCAACGTGTGCGCAAGTTGCGCACGCTTCAGACCGGTGCTCGCACGCTCGCCGCCGAGGTCCGTTATTTGCCGGGGCTGGAACTGCGCGCCGACAGCGGCACGGGCGAGGCGCTGCAAGTGATCACTGCCCAGGGCGGGCTCAGCGATGTTCGGGTGTTGCATTGGGAAAGCGCGCCGCCGACCGGCGAGAACGACTGCTATCGATACAGCGTTGCCGATCATTTGGGCTCGGTCGGACTGGAGCTTGCCCAGGATGGGCGGGTCATCAGCCGGGAGCATTATTATCCTTTTGGCGAAACGGCTTATCTGGCTGGGGAGGACGTGGTCGAGGTGGGCTACAAGACGGTGCGTTATTCAGGTAAGGAACGGGATGCGACGGGGTTCTATTACTACGGCTATCGCTACTACATGCCTGGCTTGCAGCGCTGGCTCAATCCGGATCCGGCCGGGGCTGTAGATGGTCTGAACCTGTACTGGATGACCCGGAACAACTCGGTCAGTTTTATCGATGACGATGGCGCCGTTACCAGGAAAAAACTGTCCAACGGATTGTGGAGTCCGGTGATTGCGGTGGGTGCTGAACGAAACATCCCAGGGGCACAGCCTGTTGATATCGGAACTCTACAGCGAAATCTGCCTGCCGCCGCAAAGACGACCAGTATCCATAACGCGCTAACCGAAACCGAACTCAACAGGGTCGAAGTCACCACCCAGTTGTTGAATACCGCGCATAACATTTCTTCTGAATTGAACAACAGACAAGGCGGGGCCAAGCTCCTGTTCACGATGGAAAAACTCACCTATTCCGGAGCAAGTAGTGGAGCACTTAATGCCCTGAGAGTTGTGGAAAATCCGCGGAATATCCCCGAAAAAAACAACGCAATATTGGCCTTCTGGGCGCCTCAAGGCGGCTATGTAGACATACCGGTAGACCCCGGTCGGAGCCATCCCGACTACGTGTTCACCCCAGGGTTCAGCGGTTGTTCACTGACGGTGGATCAGCTCAACGACAATGTGCTCCGTGTTCGCCATGTCCAAGGCGGTAAGGAAAGCGCCGAATACAATGATTTACCTGGCAGAGAACATGGGCTAGGGCTTGGCGCGATGATGGAATACATGGATTACGGCTATGCCTTGAACACCAGGGGTCAAACGGAAGAGGTCATCACCGCTTTCGCTTTTATGAAATTTGACCGTGGAGCTGGTGCCTGGAAGATTTTTCACCAGAGCACCCAGGGGGCTGCTTCGATCGAAAGCTATTCCCCCGGCAGGAAAATCTCTCTGTTCAATCGCTCGAACGCGTCGGTCACGGTTTTTTCAAAGACGAGGGTTCGCAAAGTTCAGTCCAAGCAGATGCTCATAGCGAACCGGTAA